Proteins encoded by one window of Methanomassiliicoccales archaeon:
- a CDS encoding DNA polymerase ligase N-terminal domain-containing protein — MTPDRSPLLNEYHSKRDFSKTEEPSGGDVPERPIFVVQEHHASHLHYDFRLSMDGVLKSWAVPKGVPEEKGTKHLAVETEDHPLEYADFAGEIPKGQYGGGKVMIWDRGEYVLEHRDQDKVVVELKGNRLKGRYSIVRFKGRESSPKNWLIMKL, encoded by the coding sequence ATGACACCAGACCGATCCCCGCTCCTGAACGAATACCATTCCAAAAGAGATTTTTCCAAGACCGAGGAACCTTCAGGAGGTGATGTTCCGGAACGGCCGATCTTCGTCGTCCAGGAACATCATGCGTCGCATCTCCATTATGACTTCAGGCTGTCCATGGACGGGGTTCTGAAGAGCTGGGCCGTGCCCAAAGGGGTGCCGGAGGAGAAGGGAACAAAGCACCTAGCGGTGGAGACCGAGGACCATCCGCTGGAGTATGCGGACTTCGCGGGCGAGATCCCCAAGGGCCAATACGGAGGCGGGAAGGTAATGATCTGGGACCGGGGCGAGTACGTTCTTGAGCATCGCGATCAGGATAAGGTGGTGGTTGAGCTGAAGGGCAACAGACTGAAGGGCAGATACTCCATAGTCCGGTTCAAGGGGAGGGAAAGCTCACCGAAGAACTGGCTGATAATGAAGCTGTGA
- the glmM gene encoding phosphoglucosamine mutase yields the protein MTLFGSSGIRGLVGQEITSSLALKIGMAVGNEYGQIIIGKDTRTSGGMMERALAAGAMSSGADIHMAGMLSTPTLARAAFDYDCGLMITASHNPKEYNGVKMWNPDGSAFDTDQMERVERLIMSGGSRKPSWRDVGQEYVHRNAVRDHMNDVISSVGTSDVSVVVDCACGATFNISPLLLREMGCGVLSLNAQPDGYFPGRMPEPTEEQLNDLMKNVINREANLGIAHDGDGDRMVAVDENGRFVDGDKLLALFASVLGATGLVAPIDASMVLDDMVKGNVVRTKVGDVYVAEALKRTGLPFGGEPSGTFIFPKETYCPDGVYAAALLAKYTQEQRLSEMIDSLPSYPRARESFGFPAANRETLTARMGQEMAGVSCNRLITVDGFRAEFDNGWYLMRLSGTEPKLRISAEARSKDELDRLMGQARTIVKRCMK from the coding sequence ATGACACTGTTCGGTTCTTCAGGGATCCGTGGCCTGGTGGGCCAAGAGATCACATCAAGCCTGGCGCTCAAAATAGGAATGGCCGTAGGCAACGAATATGGCCAGATAATTATCGGAAAGGACACCAGGACCAGTGGGGGCATGATGGAGAGGGCGCTGGCCGCAGGTGCAATGTCCTCAGGAGCCGATATCCACATGGCAGGCATGTTATCCACTCCAACGCTGGCCAGGGCTGCATTTGATTACGATTGCGGATTGATGATCACCGCGTCCCATAACCCCAAGGAGTACAATGGGGTGAAGATGTGGAATCCAGATGGAAGCGCGTTCGATACCGACCAGATGGAGCGAGTGGAACGGTTGATCATGAGCGGTGGATCGAGAAAACCCTCATGGAGGGACGTCGGCCAAGAATATGTCCATAGGAACGCGGTAAGGGATCACATGAATGACGTGATCAGTTCTGTGGGCACTTCCGACGTCAGTGTCGTGGTGGACTGCGCATGTGGCGCCACGTTCAATATCAGCCCTCTGCTGCTGCGGGAGATGGGATGCGGGGTCCTCTCCCTGAACGCCCAACCGGACGGTTACTTCCCGGGAAGGATGCCGGAACCGACCGAGGAACAGCTCAATGACCTCATGAAGAACGTGATCAACCGTGAAGCTAACTTGGGCATAGCGCATGATGGGGACGGGGACCGGATGGTGGCCGTCGATGAAAATGGACGTTTCGTCGATGGTGATAAGCTCCTGGCCCTTTTCGCCTCTGTCCTGGGAGCCACTGGGCTTGTCGCACCGATAGACGCCTCCATGGTCCTGGATGATATGGTCAAAGGGAATGTCGTTCGCACCAAGGTCGGAGATGTCTATGTGGCCGAGGCCCTGAAGCGGACCGGACTACCCTTTGGGGGCGAACCCTCAGGAACGTTCATCTTCCCCAAGGAGACATATTGTCCCGATGGGGTCTATGCCGCCGCGTTGCTGGCAAAATATACCCAGGAACAGCGATTGTCGGAGATGATCGACTCACTGCCGTCATACCCGAGGGCCAGAGAGTCGTTCGGTTTCCCCGCGGCAAACCGCGAGACACTCACTGCAAGGATGGGACAGGAGATGGCCGGTGTAAGCTGCAACCGCCTGATAACCGTTGACGGGTTCCGGGCGGAGTTCGATAACGGGTGGTACCTGATGAGACTGTCCGGAACCGAACCAAAGCTGCGTATCTCCGCCGAAGCCCGCAGCAAGGATGAACTGGACCGATTGATGGGTCAGGCCCGTACCATTGTAAAGAGGTGCATGAAATGA
- the glmU gene encoding bifunctional sugar-1-phosphate nucleotidylyltransferase/acetyltransferase, giving the protein MKALILAAGEGARLRPLTSNTPKPLLLVAGKPYLSHLFASLKASGIEEIALLVGFKSNRIRECYGEGSSEGIRITYLEQKERLGTANAIGVAEGVMDEDFVCINGDVVLSQKDIVAVVEAHRQHRGTIMSTVTVDDPTRFGVIEESNGKMVRIVEKPKVAPSNMINAGMFVFTPQVFDYIRKTEKSPRGEFEITDTLNMMASKMDINIYRLQGPWMDVGRPWDLLKANEILMANLERRIEGTVEEGAVLKGNVVVEKGALIRAGSYIEGPVYISAGCDIGPNCYIRPSTCLGKNVRVGAAVEVKNSIVMSGTHVPHHNYVGDSIVGERCNFGAGTKVANLRFDDKTVKVSFKGSSIDAGTRKLGVIMGDDVKTGINSMIEPGTIIGERSIVGMGAVAKGEIGPDSRIF; this is encoded by the coding sequence ATGAAAGCCCTAATTCTGGCTGCCGGCGAAGGCGCCCGGCTTAGACCATTGACGTCGAACACCCCGAAGCCGCTGCTGCTGGTGGCTGGAAAACCTTATCTGAGCCACCTGTTCGCCAGCCTGAAAGCGTCGGGAATCGAGGAAATCGCCCTGCTGGTCGGCTTCAAGAGCAACCGCATCAGGGAATGCTACGGGGAAGGTTCCTCGGAAGGTATCCGCATCACATATCTGGAACAGAAGGAGAGGCTGGGCACGGCGAACGCGATCGGTGTCGCCGAGGGGGTCATGGACGAGGATTTCGTCTGCATCAATGGCGATGTGGTGCTGTCCCAGAAGGACATAGTGGCAGTGGTGGAGGCCCACCGCCAGCATCGCGGGACGATCATGTCCACCGTCACCGTGGACGATCCGACCCGGTTCGGGGTAATCGAAGAATCCAATGGCAAGATGGTACGGATAGTGGAGAAGCCCAAGGTGGCGCCCAGCAACATGATCAATGCGGGCATGTTCGTTTTCACCCCCCAAGTATTTGATTACATCAGGAAGACGGAGAAATCCCCCCGTGGAGAGTTCGAGATCACGGACACGCTAAACATGATGGCCAGCAAGATGGATATCAACATCTACCGGCTGCAGGGGCCCTGGATGGATGTCGGCAGGCCTTGGGACCTGCTCAAGGCCAACGAGATCCTGATGGCCAACCTCGAACGGCGTATCGAGGGCACGGTGGAGGAGGGAGCCGTCCTGAAAGGCAATGTCGTGGTGGAGAAGGGCGCGCTGATACGTGCTGGCAGCTATATCGAGGGACCGGTCTACATATCCGCGGGATGCGACATCGGGCCGAACTGCTACATAAGGCCGTCGACATGCCTCGGCAAGAACGTTCGAGTTGGAGCGGCGGTGGAGGTCAAGAACTCCATCGTGATGAGCGGAACCCATGTCCCGCACCACAACTACGTCGGGGACAGCATCGTCGGGGAACGATGCAACTTCGGTGCTGGAACCAAGGTCGCCAACCTCCGTTTCGATGACAAGACGGTGAAGGTCTCGTTCAAAGGAAGCTCGATAGACGCCGGCACCAGAAAGTTGGGCGTCATAATGGGCGACGATGTCAAGACCGGCATCAACAGCATGATCGAGCCGGGAACGATAATCGGGGAAAGATCGATCGTGGGAATGGGAGCGGTGGCCAAGGGCGAGATCGGACCGGACAGCCGGATATTCTAA
- a CDS encoding Mov34/MPN/PAD-1 family protein, whose product MLGKKRKVWGIDRQVLEMVNESARQSLPNEFVAAMRAEDGVISELLFLPGTIQGEDNATLFLHMLPIDYSVVGTVHSHPGPSNHWSEEDLHLFRRFGNTHIITKLPYDMHSWQAYDMEGNKIELEVVDLD is encoded by the coding sequence ATGCTAGGAAAGAAGAGGAAGGTCTGGGGCATAGACCGGCAGGTGCTGGAGATGGTCAACGAATCGGCCAGGCAGTCCCTTCCTAACGAGTTCGTGGCGGCGATGCGGGCGGAGGACGGCGTCATCTCCGAGCTCCTGTTCCTTCCTGGAACGATCCAGGGAGAGGATAACGCAACGCTGTTCCTGCACATGCTCCCTATCGACTACTCGGTCGTCGGCACGGTCCACTCCCATCCCGGGCCAAGCAATCATTGGTCCGAAGAGGACCTGCATCTGTTCAGGCGCTTCGGGAACACTCACATCATTACCAAACTGCCGTATGACATGCATAGCTGGCAGGCATACGACATGGAAGGTAACAAGATCGAGCTCGAGGTGGTCGACCTCGATTAG
- a CDS encoding NAD(+)/NADH kinase: MKFGMSVNMDVPDAPRMARRALQLLEGHEVLLETEIAERFRMKGCRIEDMDVEVMITIGGDGTILRTSQLNKAPIFGINAGDLGFLTEVADEELEEGLENILRGNYEVVSRLKLKTTINKKRLPDAVNEAVVHTAHVAKIRHFQVFVDDELAVNVRADGIIVSTPTGSTCYAMSVGAPLVDPRVEALVIAPMAPFKFAARPVVVPSTSKITLKVVRPKECVVVVDGQEEEAMAGNETVEFGVSETKARFVSFGRSFYSRTREKLMGSLC; this comes from the coding sequence GTGAAGTTCGGAATGAGCGTGAACATGGACGTGCCGGATGCGCCTCGCATGGCCAGGCGGGCGCTGCAACTGCTGGAGGGACACGAGGTCCTGCTGGAGACCGAGATCGCCGAGCGGTTCAGGATGAAAGGCTGCAGGATCGAGGACATGGACGTCGAGGTGATGATCACCATCGGCGGGGACGGGACCATACTCAGGACCTCACAGCTGAACAAAGCACCGATCTTCGGGATCAACGCCGGTGACCTGGGCTTCCTTACCGAGGTTGCGGATGAGGAGCTGGAGGAGGGCCTGGAGAACATCCTCCGGGGCAATTATGAGGTCGTATCCCGCCTGAAGCTGAAGACCACCATCAATAAGAAGCGCCTGCCCGACGCCGTCAACGAGGCGGTCGTGCATACCGCCCACGTGGCCAAGATCAGGCATTTCCAGGTGTTCGTGGACGACGAACTGGCAGTGAACGTCAGGGCAGACGGCATCATCGTCTCCACGCCGACCGGTTCGACGTGCTATGCGATGAGCGTCGGAGCGCCCCTGGTCGACCCGCGCGTGGAGGCGCTGGTGATAGCTCCCATGGCTCCCTTCAAGTTCGCCGCGCGTCCGGTGGTCGTTCCTTCCACCAGCAAGATCACCCTGAAGGTCGTGAGGCCGAAAGAGTGCGTGGTCGTAGTGGACGGTCAGGAGGAGGAGGCGATGGCCGGGAACGAGACGGTCGAGTTCGGCGTGTCGGAGACCAAGGCCCGCTTCGTATCGTTCGGCCGCAGCTTCTACTCCCGGACCCGCGAGAAATTGATGGGGTCGTTATGCTAG
- a CDS encoding inositol monophosphatase family protein — translation MREMLEDIAEEVREKVNSLPKDFDRSKELCMGADGTPTLSIDKVAEDVIVEYITENEVPLNILSEEAGYIDNKAEKTLVIDPIDGTYNSLMGIPFYSVSMAIGTRSMADVEAGIVQNVVTGERFYAETGKGAFQDGCRLRVRKFVQKQSTVFVYMGKHSKIDGYNVTKKANRSRSMGCASLEMCMVAKGSADGYYFNADRYDKSIRVIDIAASALILREAGGDIIDLSGNRLDMPFDLKVRSNFLAYGDEAVKEVLL, via the coding sequence ATGCGAGAAATGCTCGAGGACATCGCAGAAGAGGTCCGGGAGAAGGTCAACTCCCTGCCCAAGGACTTCGACCGGTCAAAGGAACTATGCATGGGTGCGGACGGGACCCCAACGCTGAGCATAGACAAGGTGGCCGAGGACGTCATAGTGGAATACATCACCGAGAACGAGGTCCCGCTTAACATACTGAGCGAAGAGGCCGGATACATCGACAACAAGGCCGAGAAGACCTTGGTGATCGATCCGATAGACGGCACTTACAACTCGCTCATGGGCATCCCTTTCTACAGCGTTTCCATGGCCATAGGGACCAGGAGCATGGCCGACGTCGAGGCCGGCATCGTCCAAAACGTGGTCACTGGGGAGCGGTTCTACGCCGAGACTGGCAAGGGGGCATTCCAGGACGGCTGCCGGCTCCGGGTAAGAAAGTTCGTCCAGAAACAATCGACCGTATTCGTCTACATGGGCAAACACTCCAAGATAGACGGATACAATGTGACGAAGAAGGCGAACCGGTCCCGCTCCATGGGCTGCGCGTCGCTGGAGATGTGCATGGTGGCCAAGGGGAGCGCCGACGGCTACTATTTCAACGCGGACCGGTATGATAAATCCATCAGGGTGATCGACATCGCCGCGAGCGCCTTGATCCTGCGCGAGGCGGGAGGGGATATCATCGACCTATCAGGCAACCGGCTAGACATGCCCTTCGACCTGAAGGTCAGAAGCAATTTCCTGGCATATGGCGATGAAGCGGTGAAGGAGGTGCTGCTGTGA
- a CDS encoding helix-turn-helix domain-containing protein: MAEDQSKKIEELTARIAELESAVREVARPYSELVEQLSRFQDTVQKYFKLMDLYQRHGVISIETILPGVKDPIAKDIMRLLLDKPGLNISEITEELRQRRGSASRRIVRDRLAELLERGMVVERSGKKEKTFEISEVVVRKWSEVLGLTK, from the coding sequence GTGGCCGAGGACCAGTCCAAGAAGATCGAAGAGCTCACCGCCCGCATAGCGGAGCTGGAGAGCGCGGTCCGGGAGGTCGCCAGGCCATACTCCGAACTGGTCGAGCAGCTCTCCCGTTTCCAGGATACGGTCCAGAAATACTTCAAGCTCATGGACCTGTACCAGCGGCACGGGGTGATATCCATCGAGACCATCCTTCCAGGTGTCAAGGACCCGATCGCCAAGGACATCATGAGGCTCCTGTTGGATAAGCCCGGTCTCAATATCTCGGAGATCACCGAGGAGCTGAGGCAACGGAGGGGCAGTGCGTCCCGCAGGATCGTCAGGGACCGTCTCGCGGAGCTGCTGGAACGGGGAATGGTGGTCGAGCGGTCGGGAAAGAAGGAGAAGACCTTCGAGATATCCGAGGTGGTGGTCAGGAAATGGTCAGAAGTGCTCGGATTGACCAAGTAG
- a CDS encoding fibrillarin-like rRNA/tRNA 2'-O-methyltransferase, with product MSESAMPIIETRFSGVFSDGNLLLTKNAVPGNRVYGERLFNHLGTEYREWVPSRSKLAAYIKCGGSFDPFKADSKVLYLGAASGTTSSHVADIVSKGMVYCVEISQRSFRDLVKVCETRKNMVPILADATKPDEYVFAVESPTVVYQDIAQKNQVGIFIKNMKTFNVKQGMLVIKARSEDVTREPHDIFREVKSHLVKEGFKVVDMVDIDRYEKDHAMITVGSK from the coding sequence ATGAGCGAATCCGCGATGCCTATCATCGAGACCAGGTTCAGCGGGGTGTTCTCCGATGGGAATCTTCTCCTGACCAAGAATGCTGTTCCGGGCAACCGGGTGTATGGGGAGAGGCTTTTCAATCACCTGGGAACCGAATACCGGGAATGGGTCCCGAGCCGGAGCAAGCTAGCCGCCTACATCAAGTGCGGCGGTTCGTTCGACCCTTTCAAGGCTGATTCGAAGGTGCTCTACCTTGGGGCGGCTTCGGGCACGACATCGTCACACGTGGCGGACATCGTCTCCAAAGGAATGGTGTACTGCGTCGAGATATCACAGCGCTCCTTCCGTGACCTGGTCAAGGTTTGCGAGACCAGGAAGAACATGGTCCCCATCCTGGCCGATGCCACGAAACCGGACGAGTATGTCTTCGCCGTTGAATCGCCCACGGTCGTCTACCAAGACATCGCCCAGAAGAACCAGGTCGGCATATTCATCAAGAACATGAAGACGTTCAATGTCAAGCAGGGAATGCTGGTGATCAAGGCCAGGAGCGAGGATGTCACCAGGGAGCCCCATGACATCTTCCGCGAGGTGAAGTCGCATCTGGTCAAGGAAGGGTTCAAGGTTGTCGATATGGTCGACATCGACCGCTATGAGAAAGACCACGCGATGATCACGGTCGGATCAAAATGA
- a CDS encoding NUDIX domain-containing protein, with the protein MRWVYAIGFTGDRFLMVHNPKRGGWEMPGGKVEDGESPQDASVREFREEAGVLFLPLGCMEYEGGLVFAGEIVKEDSKGEMSWGLFKDLPKDLAFPAVEYESQLLWARDVLSKHRSETQDRLDEKSHPEIKD; encoded by the coding sequence ATGAGATGGGTCTACGCTATCGGTTTCACTGGCGACCGTTTTCTGATGGTCCATAATCCGAAGAGGGGCGGCTGGGAGATGCCGGGGGGCAAGGTCGAAGATGGGGAGAGCCCGCAGGACGCCTCGGTCCGGGAGTTCCGGGAGGAGGCAGGAGTCCTGTTCCTACCGTTGGGATGCATGGAATATGAGGGCGGGCTGGTCTTCGCCGGAGAGATCGTCAAAGAAGACAGCAAGGGCGAGATGAGTTGGGGCCTTTTCAAGGACCTACCAAAGGACCTGGCGTTCCCAGCGGTCGAATACGAGTCGCAGTTGCTGTGGGCCAGAGATGTCCTTTCCAAGCATCGCTCTGAAACCCAGGACAGGCTCGATGAGAAGAGCCACCCCGAAATCAAGGATTAA
- a CDS encoding 30S ribosomal protein S15, with the protein MARMHARRRGKAGSARPMVTENPEWVPVPKDEIYQMVVKYGKEGMPTAKIGMVLRDQYAVPDVKLATGKTILQILKENDLAPKLPEDMVALMKKAINLNEHMMNNNKKDLSNERGLHLIEAKIRRLVKYYKRNDLLPQDWLYSLKNAELLIE; encoded by the coding sequence ATGGCAAGAATGCATGCCAGAAGAAGAGGCAAAGCCGGATCGGCTAGACCAATGGTCACCGAGAACCCTGAGTGGGTACCGGTTCCGAAGGACGAGATCTACCAGATGGTCGTGAAATACGGCAAGGAAGGAATGCCTACCGCGAAGATCGGCATGGTCCTAAGAGACCAGTATGCCGTACCGGACGTCAAATTGGCGACCGGAAAGACGATACTGCAGATCCTGAAAGAGAATGACCTTGCGCCAAAGTTGCCGGAGGACATGGTGGCCCTTATGAAGAAGGCCATCAACCTGAACGAGCACATGATGAACAACAACAAGAAGGACCTCAGCAACGAGAGGGGCTTGCACCTCATAGAGGCGAAGATCAGGCGGCTTGTGAAGTACTACAAGCGCAACGACCTGCTGCCCCAGGACTGGCTGTACAGCCTGAAGAACGCTGAGCTCTTGATCGAGTGA
- a CDS encoding DHH family phosphoesterase → MDDVVQIPSNLLSRFKAAATEVDKASEVRVISHNDADGISSAAIVCATLLRKNKRFQCTMLKGFEESVVRNTAQGCDLLIISDMGSSSLDVLDSLPMKVIVLDHHKPERDSTKVIHVNPHLFGIDGATSACAASVAMMLSITVSEKNWDLLPIAFGGIIGDRQTIRGLLGLNKYLGQLGQEKRIVEVRKGSLIPSGQLKESLFNSTDPFITGVSGDADGVSRLLTEAGILDSMKLESLDEAQEMKLSSLVTLRLLAQGATLDNLEEASSEKYYFSERKLYGHELSGLMNACGRSDLTGMGAALVLGDSKSWEKAEMLRQDYRKTVLEAVLSVQFKGLKQMDNLQYFFSPVADVSSDLCGIIMQWIGDRDKPTIALSQKNSDVKVSSRANKKMIENGVDLSYALRTAAGAVGGVGGGHNVASGGKIPAGKEDEFIAAVDKIIGEQRAKSRKAS, encoded by the coding sequence ATGGACGATGTCGTCCAAATTCCTTCAAACCTTTTATCCCGTTTTAAAGCCGCAGCCACGGAGGTTGATAAGGCCTCCGAGGTTCGGGTCATTTCCCACAACGATGCAGACGGCATCTCGTCCGCGGCCATAGTCTGCGCCACCCTTCTTCGCAAGAATAAGCGGTTCCAGTGCACCATGCTGAAGGGGTTCGAGGAATCGGTCGTCCGCAACACCGCGCAAGGTTGTGACCTGCTCATCATATCGGACATGGGCAGCTCCTCACTGGACGTGCTCGATTCGCTACCGATGAAGGTCATCGTTCTGGACCACCATAAGCCGGAGCGGGATTCCACCAAGGTGATCCATGTCAACCCCCATCTGTTCGGCATAGATGGTGCTACCAGCGCCTGCGCGGCCTCGGTGGCGATGATGCTTTCGATCACCGTCTCGGAGAAGAACTGGGACCTGCTCCCGATCGCTTTTGGGGGGATCATCGGGGACAGACAAACGATCCGGGGCCTTCTGGGCCTGAACAAATATCTCGGACAGCTAGGCCAGGAAAAGCGCATAGTCGAGGTTAGGAAGGGCTCCCTGATCCCCAGCGGACAGCTCAAGGAATCCCTGTTCAACAGCACCGACCCGTTCATAACCGGGGTCAGCGGGGATGCGGACGGCGTCAGCCGCCTGCTCACCGAGGCCGGCATACTCGACAGCATGAAACTGGAATCCCTGGACGAGGCCCAGGAAATGAAACTATCTTCACTGGTCACTCTCAGGTTATTGGCCCAGGGGGCGACCCTGGACAATCTGGAGGAGGCATCCTCGGAGAAGTACTACTTTTCCGAGCGCAAACTCTACGGGCATGAGCTGTCCGGCCTCATGAACGCCTGCGGACGTTCCGACCTGACCGGGATGGGCGCCGCTCTGGTGCTCGGGGACAGCAAGTCATGGGAGAAGGCGGAGATGCTCAGACAGGACTATCGGAAGACAGTCCTCGAAGCGGTCCTGTCGGTCCAATTCAAAGGCCTCAAGCAGATGGACAACCTGCAATACTTCTTCTCACCAGTAGCGGACGTTTCCAGCGACCTGTGCGGGATCATCATGCAATGGATCGGCGACCGAGACAAGCCGACCATTGCTTTGTCGCAGAAGAACAGCGATGTGAAGGTCTCCTCTCGGGCGAACAAGAAGATGATCGAGAACGGGGTCGACCTTTCCTACGCGCTCCGGACGGCGGCAGGCGCCGTCGGCGGGGTGGGCGGAGGGCACAACGTAGCCAGCGGAGGCAAGATCCCGGCCGGGAAAGAAGATGAGTTCATCGCGGCGGTGGACAAGATCATCGGCGAACAGCGGGCAAAGAGCAGGAAGGCGTCCTAA
- a CDS encoding bifunctional N(6)-L-threonylcarbamoyladenine synthase/serine/threonine protein kinase, translating to MIALGIEGTAHTCGVGIVDDSGNILANEIDMYRPATGGIHPREAANHHAEKLVPMVKAAVEKAGIAFKDIDLVTFSQGPGLGPCLRTVATGARALALTLDVPIVGVNHCIAHLEIGRIKTPAKDPVLLYASGGNTQVIAFSNGRYRIFGETLDIGIGNMLDKMGREIGLGYYAGPKIEKTAKEGHKLLDLPYSVKGMDMAFSGILTSALCLKAKGESLEDICFSVQETTFAMLTEVTERAMAHVEKTEVLLGGGVVQNKRLQEMVGIMTSERGAKMFVPDRFLCMDNGAMIAWTGLIMHKGGVRMGVNDTMINQRFRTDEVEVSWRD from the coding sequence ATGATCGCTCTAGGGATAGAGGGCACCGCCCATACGTGCGGCGTCGGCATCGTCGACGATTCGGGCAATATTCTGGCCAACGAGATCGATATGTACAGGCCGGCCACCGGTGGGATCCATCCCCGCGAGGCCGCCAACCACCATGCCGAAAAGCTCGTGCCCATGGTCAAGGCGGCGGTCGAAAAGGCCGGCATTGCCTTCAAGGACATCGACCTGGTCACCTTCTCCCAGGGTCCAGGACTTGGCCCCTGCCTAAGGACCGTCGCCACGGGCGCCAGGGCGCTTGCATTGACTCTGGACGTTCCCATCGTGGGTGTGAATCATTGCATCGCACACCTGGAGATCGGGCGCATCAAGACCCCGGCCAAGGATCCCGTGCTGCTCTATGCCTCAGGCGGTAACACCCAGGTCATCGCCTTCTCCAACGGTCGCTATCGCATTTTCGGTGAGACTTTGGACATCGGGATCGGCAACATGCTCGACAAGATGGGCCGGGAGATAGGTCTGGGCTATTACGCTGGACCGAAGATCGAGAAGACGGCGAAGGAGGGGCACAAGCTCCTAGACCTGCCCTATTCGGTCAAGGGAATGGACATGGCCTTCTCCGGCATACTTACCTCAGCGCTCTGCCTCAAGGCCAAGGGGGAGTCCCTCGAGGACATATGCTTCTCGGTCCAGGAGACCACCTTCGCCATGCTGACAGAGGTCACCGAAAGGGCCATGGCGCACGTCGAGAAGACCGAGGTGTTGCTTGGAGGGGGAGTGGTCCAGAACAAGAGGCTCCAAGAGATGGTGGGCATCATGACCAGTGAGCGGGGGGCAAAGATGTTCGTGCCCGACCGATTCCTCTGCATGGACAATGGTGCCATGATCGCCTGGACAGGCCTGATAATGCACAAGGGCGGGGTCCGGATGGGCGTCAACGATACAATGATAAACCAGCGCTTCCGGACCGATGAGGTCGAGGTCTCCTGGAGAGACTAG
- a CDS encoding carbon-nitrogen hydrolase, with protein sequence MKQTVTLGLVQMEMRPEPSKNLDRAVEMIGEAKRQGAEVVCLPELFTSTYFAQYSNPNKEEIEGVPLEMIPGDTAERLSECARKNQVIVIGGSIYERAPTGLFNTCLTFDQDGVLLGKYRKVHIPHDENFYEQHYFTPGDLGFKVYGTEKGRIGTLICYDQWFPEAARINALMGADMVFYPTAIGTVRGVEQAEGDWQQAWENVMRGHAISNGMVVVAVNRAGNEDHMDFWGGSFVCDAFGRTLVRADAEEQVLTATIDLEHGRNVREGWRFFHNRRPDQYGKIMELPGTRPGSGSV encoded by the coding sequence ATGAAGCAAACCGTCACGCTAGGCCTGGTCCAGATGGAGATGCGTCCTGAACCATCGAAGAACCTGGATCGTGCCGTGGAGATGATCGGTGAGGCCAAACGTCAAGGTGCCGAGGTAGTATGCCTGCCAGAGCTTTTCACATCAACATATTTTGCCCAATACTCTAACCCCAACAAGGAAGAGATCGAGGGGGTCCCATTGGAAATGATCCCAGGGGACACGGCGGAACGCCTCTCGGAGTGTGCAAGAAAGAACCAGGTCATTGTCATAGGGGGTTCGATCTATGAGCGTGCGCCGACGGGACTGTTCAATACTTGCCTGACCTTCGATCAAGACGGCGTTCTGCTGGGCAAATATCGAAAGGTGCACATACCGCATGATGAGAACTTCTATGAACAGCATTACTTCACCCCCGGCGATCTCGGGTTCAAGGTCTATGGCACAGAGAAGGGCAGGATAGGCACGTTGATCTGCTATGACCAGTGGTTCCCGGAAGCGGCACGGATCAACGCGCTCATGGGGGCGGATATGGTCTTCTATCCGACCGCGATCGGGACGGTCCGAGGCGTAGAGCAGGCCGAGGGAGACTGGCAGCAGGCCTGGGAAAATGTGATGCGAGGTCATGCCATATCCAACGGGATGGTGGTGGTGGCAGTCAACCGGGCAGGGAACGAGGATCATATGGACTTCTGGGGCGGTTCCTTCGTGTGCGACGCCTTCGGAAGGACGTTGGTGCGCGCAGATGCCGAGGAGCAGGTGCTTACGGCCACCATAGACCTGGAGCACGGCCGGAACGTAAGGGAGGGTTGGCGGTTCTTCCATAACCGCCGGCCGGACCAATATGGAAAGATAATGGAGCTGCCGGGGACCCGGCCAGGGAGCGGTTCAGTATGA